One Chloroherpetonaceae bacterium genomic window, TTCTTCTGAGACGCCTTTTTCTTTCTTCACGCAAAACGGAGGTTACTTCAGAAGCATCATTTTTCTTGTTTGCACAAAGGTTTCTCGGCTACCTTGTGCTGTGAGGCGGTAGAAATACACACCGCTCGAGAGTGCCGATGCATTGAAGGTCGGTGCGTAGTTGCCACGCTCTTGCACAGCATCCACCAGCGTAGCCACCTTCTGCCCTAAGGCGT contains:
- a CDS encoding T9SS type A sorting domain-containing protein encodes the protein ETRFSTIVTDFALEQNYPNPFNPTTNIPYQLKERAKVKLEIYNALGQKVATLVDAVQERGNYAPTFNASALSSGVYFYRLTAQGSRETFVQTRKMMLLK